Genomic window (Neoarius graeffei isolate fNeoGra1 chromosome 13, fNeoGra1.pri, whole genome shotgun sequence):
CTGGCTGTCTGTGATATTCCATGGGGCTCAAAATGGGACCACCAAAAATAGCATACTACAACAGATTTATGTTCATTAAACGAATACTCCAGTATTTTCAACCTATTCAGTATCCACTTCATCTGCAGCATATGTAACATTTAAAATATGTGAAAATACTGTGCATGTGGACCTACACTACACTGCCATTTTACCAGATAAATGATCAAGGCTCACTTTGTAGATATACAGTTCTCTGCAGTGGGTACATTGCAGGCTGGGGTGGGCAAAATTTTCTGCAATTGTATGAGTGTATCAGGTGTAGCATTGCtgctacttttatttatttattttattttattttattttatgtaacCTCAGATTTACTTATGGGATTTGAAAAGTCCATCAACCAAAACTGCCCAGCTCAATGCAGTGCTGTGATCAGAAACCGACACTAGTCAAGGGGAGAAGGaggattaacattaaattaaattgtGTATCGAGATAATAATATGATAATTTATAGTCTCTAACTGTATGCCTGTGAGGCGTGTATGAAGTTTGGCATGGCTTATAATTTAGTCAGAAGCATGCACAGTATTAAAAACCCCAGAAGCATTGCTCAAAACTACATACTTATACCAATGCTACAGACACTACCATGTGCTAGAACAGCTCTTCGTTCCTGGTTAAGGGTCCTATGGGTGTCCATTTCCATTCACAGACAGGGTTGAGGGGGATTGACATGGTGTGTGTAGTGATAGATGGGCTACAAGTCAGTAACAGTATACAGTCCTGAACTGCTAGGTGACAtcattaaagcatatatgcagaaccatgacctcactttttatttataaatgcctgaaacctcaagaatggcataggaatagttttaagcgttaacaataaatctaatatagtaatttttacgattaaagtgattcatataggtagcggtctgagtgaatgaccttgagatccgtgacgtcacagcaggaagtttatcggtctcatcgccatttccgctatactaaaatacAGAGCTGACTACAaccccaatcctccattttgtgctaatttatcgccatgccacatagatgtgtttttggtgggtgcagcaacacgacagaaggtggatttatgttgcattcatggcccaagaatgttcaaactgcaaagatttggacgcgttttgtgagaaattcacgggcacattgggtgcctacgaagtggtctctcctctgctctgcacattttactgatgatgcgtacaaaacctctgatctgttgaggagcgttaactataagcctgtattgaaagagggtgcagtatcaacaattaaaggaaaataaaactataagaaaaggaaaagtaagttcagttgcaccagttctcccggagtgtgagccgagggttgttgctaaaacccaggacggaatgggACATATCATCGCTCGGGCAGTTACTTCCCCATGGTTGGTGCTAAAACTTGTGATGTCccgtcccatcccatcccatcccgtcctgggttttagtaattgcctgagccgagcagtaatggcggagtactcagtatggagaaaatgaagaatgagtggaccagccttctgatttctccactgaatATGCttacctcagcagcaatatctcaccccttacgtggaagaagcgaatgaacggagaactgaacgaacaactgaaagtcaggttgtttcaaaacaattggccacaagatcggccttcaagaagcgagaacacagacaggtaagctgcgactgtcatttggataaaaaaaacaacaacaaaaacaacaacacttgttgtttacatgcatttagattaatatatgtaacttgtattgtgtgtttaagttaccggtataagattatttaaatttgcttcagaatgtgattgtctcagttcatctgattatttaattagccttttacattttatcagtgaaaatgcatgcatgtacatgtatgttgcataagttataacacccatcctgttttaatgagagtcaacccacaatcagtgaagtcaaatcagtcttagttgagcaagtcggtaacgctatttcttactttcaccataaatttttatttatatgactttggtctatagctctcaaaggcctcggccttaaaaccaattACCGCAGtaatgtcacacactcagggctggctggctcagtggggcagctcgaatgccaactttgcggtcgattttaactctcaaaaatatatattttttattcccatttatgcaacatacaagagtcaaggatggagatactatccactcagaaatgtatttaaaaataagggttctgcgtatctcctttaatgtaGGACCACAGAATGAAAAACATATTCATATTAGCAGCTGAAATTACTATCATTCTCTAGTAGACTGAAAAATATACGAGTGCTGTTAGGATAAGTTTTGGTAAAAACAGAAAGAGAATTTAAATGAAGGAAACTTTTTACTACCAAGAGTGAAGAGATAGCTATTCGTTGACACTTCAGGTTTAAACAAGATGACTATTTCAGTTTCAAGTGGCCTTTTTAAAAACAAATCATGCTCATTATCCTCATTAAAGTATTTTTTTCTGTGGCTGGATATCAAATGCTGCGCACTGCATGTAATGCACTACGAAGGGTGATTAAAAGCGTCACTTTAATGCAATAATCTTCCTGCTGGTGTTGTTTTAAATCTATTATTATTTGTGTGAGGTGGGAGTTGTTgagctgttttgttgttgttctttttttCCCTAGTGGCTGGGGGGGGTTTGAAATAACCGCTCATACATATGAACCAAGAACACGCTGTGAAGAACACCTCTCTCACAACTGTGATGTTTCATATAATTGGAAACAAACGCTTCAGAACAGTTGCACTGGTACACAGACGTTAGATAAAGATTAGgttgaaaaaaaaacctggagtattttgcagatgcttttatccaaggtgactTATATAGGCAGAAAACAATCTTTGCATTTAACTTGGCAATGTTGTTCAAAAAGCCCAAGAGTGGTTCTCTGGCAACCCTGGGATCTAAGCCCAGCACCTTCGCTAGCAAGAAGCTTCACTCAGATACTACTGTTTATAATGCATATTTCTACAGATGTCAACGATAAAAAAGGTCATCTGATGTGGAGATCCAACCAGCACTGTCTGTTCCTTCTTCTGTCTCTATCGTGCTCCCCTTTGCCTGTTGCAACTCCATTTGCACCAGGGTGATCGGACTGCAGGCTGATGCAATGACAGCTTCCTGCATTTTGGAGTAAGAGAGCAGGTGGACACTTGTGAGAATGTGTGGCATTCACACTGTTGTTTCATACTCCATCACCTCCTTTGGCGTGCCCAAACAGCGGTACTGGAtcctgggtgtgcctggtgctgcACCCTCTAGGACCAAGATGGTCTTGCGCAGCCTGCGGTCAATGAAGTGAGCATCCCAGGCAGGGTACTGCTTCCTGGGCAGGTCAATTCGAATAACCGGCCCTTCTGTCTTTGGGGTGGGGCGGGGTGCAGGAGTTCTTAAACCAGCAGGAGGGCGCACCTGAAAGACGTCCACTCCCTCACCTGCTGTTTCCTGCTCTCCTCCTCCTTTAGTCCTCTGCAACGTCCTGGGTGGGCTGCTCACCACATCTGGAGGAGGAGCAGAGGTCACTGTTGAGAGACAAGCCTCTGACACTGCACCCCTCTCCACTGTGGCACATCCTAGATGGACACCTGTCACAGGGCCATCTGGGTGCAGCAGGCAGTAGTACACAAACATGAAGAAGGTACCCAGGGCATAGCTACAGGCCACCACGCACACCACCACCACAGCATAGAAGTCAGAGATGCGTGTGCCACGGTACAAGTACCATGCAGCAGTGAGAGCCACGTTCTCAGCCAGTACTATAAGGCTGTAGAAAAGCAGGCGGCAACGTGTTGGTCCCTCTCGTACGCTGAACCAGCAGAATACATACACGATGCCCACCATCATGTTGTAAATGATCTCCTCCCACTTGGACATGCAGAAGTCAGTCTCACCTTGGATGATCCAAAAGGTCATGGCACACCAGTGGGCCACAATGAAGATCCCAAAGTAGAGTTGGAAGATTGAGGCAAACAGCGCAAACGCCATCGCACGTGCCCCAACCATGAACAAGTGCCAAAGCATCTGCACAACTGCTGCTTTGTAAGACATGGGCAGCTTGTCATCACGGGAGTCCCGCAGAGCCTTTTGGTAGGATGCCATCATCCAGGCAAGAGACACCAGCGAGGCTGAAGCAGACAGGCCTAAAAGAGAAAGGAAAGGAAGTAAGAAAAATTGTTATGGTAATACAATGTAGTACCATTAGTGATAACTGATATTCAGTGGCAACATCAGTAATAGTTTTAATATCAGAACACCGAGGTACAAGCTAATAAAAGTCAGGAATGAAAATGAGTGTATATGGTAAGTGCAATATGGATGTGCTCTTGTCACTACTGCTTAGTGTCAATAATGACCTGCACTTAATCGAATGAGAGGAAGAAATCAATATCAAGCATAAAACACATACCCCGTAGAAAAATAAGAGTGGCTGTATTTGAGTGCTGTGGAGAGATTTCATAAATATTTAAACACTAGCTGGCAGTTCTTCTCTTGGCCAAGAGGAAGAAGAACTGAAAGAGTTTTGCGAATGAATGACACAGACACAAGCCCAGGCAATTCCATAGCTCTTTGAATTTTCTGAATTAGCCAGTAGATCAGAATGACTCTTGTTCTTGTGTGTTTTAAAGTGGAAACACAAGTAATCATGACAGAACAAGAAACGCCAGAACTGTACTGTACTGTCCTGAAAATATTTATTACATTTCCAGAGCTAGCGATAGACACATGATTGCTTGTATGAATATTATATTACTATATGCATTACTTAGCCGAGGTGAATGGATGCTGATTCATGCCACATAAACACATAAGTCTTTTGCAGATATAGACAGAAAGACATCAGATGAAATAATAGCCTGTCGACGGAGATTGCACCTCAGGGTATTCTCTCGTGTCAGAGTTCCTCGTTTAACATTTGGATAAAATGCCTctaaatgtgtttattttaaactgtcattcaaagcctcttttgtaGGAACAGTACAAATGCAGCAAACGTCTTAAGCCTTAAAATCAAACTCATGTTCCAGCCAAAAATAGCACTTGGATCATATCTTCGAATTAGGACTGAGCATAGATTTTATGTTTAATATCAAGTCAGTTTGATACACATTAAATATGTACTGTCTTAGATGAGTGGATATATCTCTGTACCATaaaacattattctatccacattcactggatatgagcaatcataagctgtgattggctacactactactaggatatcagctcatataccatgagaagagaaaaacaaaatggtggagtgtgttgctgaaccaactggggacaaaataaaaactctactcgaaaacaaaaccccaaaaatttttAGCAAGTattaaaaagaaacagaaatagcgaaaagaatatcattccccctccccccaagatatcctgtttcacactccagcccagtcggtggcggtaatgcacctttaagttggtttgccaaccgccaaaaaaccctcaagaagaagaagaaaacccaaaaaaattgctgggtttcagtcacgtgacttttcttagtgggttTACCggcagtgaaatagctggtggtctaaacagctgctgtagtgtaaacaactagcgatagcttatcagagtatgctcataatctagaagccactgcttgctttagatatattcagaagattgctatgtgcaatggaatcaacccctacagtctgggaaagaaggatgtaagtgcaataggcttatcaaatcagtttcatgtaaaaagggatcagtctcataaattcattaatcattaattcaagtgtctaatagtttatagctaaactattaaaatcaatagaATAAATTAGtggtgaggcggcacggtggtgtagtggttagcgctgtcgcctcacagcaagaaggtcctgggttcgagccccggggctggcgagggcctttctgtgtggagtttgcatgttctccccgtgtccgcgtgggtttcctccgggtgctccggtttcccccacagtccaaagacatgcaggttaggttaactggtgactctaaattgaccgtaggtgtgaatgtgagtgtgaatggttgtctgtgtctatgtgtcagccctgtgatgacctggcgacttgtccagggtgtaccccgcctttcgcccgtagtcagctgggatgggctccagcttgcctgcgaccctgtagaaggataaagcggctagagataatgtgatgtgtgaaattagtggtgatgttgctatagtttattgagtattgtagctctaatgtactacgtttactctagatctataatattcatataacaaccaactgggcaaaggcaattagaatacttgtttggcagaggttggcactcagtgaatgttatagcaatagacaggacacagtttattccaaagataccatttattgaaatagctgacatgaattagcaaactaatactgatcagatatagcaacaatagcagccaaggaataattcaatataaatagtgatacaatgtatacaaataagaatcagcggtgtatatgatgataactaaggcactaatgatgatcagaagtaataagctatatgcaagtttacagtataggggcgagtggatgttcaaatgtgagagggaaatcacgtgtttatgtgtgtctgtgtgagagtgcatgtatgagtaggtgtgtgtgtgtgtgtgtgtgtgtgtgtatggaatgcgCGAGCCTTGTGCTAGGCCTCGCCTAGAGGGGGATGGTCAACAAGGAGAGTgcttgagggagagagagagaaaggatctgtagtttaaacaagtccagctaggccttaacccccaaacttctactcaacccttagctactcctgaaatcccaatgttgaggggtgtagtatgacggagggagttaaaaagagagtgagagagagagagagagagagagagagagagagcacatgcatgatctaactaaatacagatagtaaacaaagtaaatcaaacaacacgcgatctaagaccgactttcatgtgaatcaaaatgcgtacaaccATGAATGAGttaaaataaacaacactcttcacattaactagccacaactaacaattacccagatgccagccttacttgagatcgctcttgcttggcgactgaaagtgcgccgtctgttatccgaagacagcacggagcgcaggtccagggagaaaacagttctgttccttttacttTCACAGCTCGTCAGTTGAAGATCTTCAGTGTCCCGTCAgtcatccgatgatctggaaggaatcttgcttGTAGTTCGTCAacgttgagaaagggaaaagggatccggtcaccttttctctttaaaatactgcatgggctgcagtaactaaccggttcagttattattacaactatgcgaatatcaaatacattgaactttggctaaaggtccggtatcaatagctcgttctttgtcctttgttctcctGTAGCACAGATGGAACAGCATCTCTCACGTGTGGaaacccaccgccagagagaaagaatttcgattccgccgcgggtttaaagcacagtcgtgacgtcactgtatttggtatctggtatcatctctgtatccaataccattacagggagtcagaaaaacgggcggagatagaacatggcatcgagtacagggattggtgtgttcaatgctgtacagtgaaagggggaagatggttactatggttacggcatggcagcccccctacaaggatttgtcatacgatctcgaaaacgacccttcagtcaagttccccgacatcttgaactatctggtgttgcagacatctttctacaccgcaaaacaggtggaagagtatggaggcttacagcttttttgtatgtggctgggtaaaggacctcggtatcaaatcgctgcccaatgaatcctgtattgtttttgcccgtgtaagtatgtttttgttaagcttttcgttcatgtctttacaacgaaacgctgcaagttgaagtgtaaacaaacaacagttcgcttgagtctcacttgtgttggctcttatctctcaggtaaatcattcacaaagatcatcagaaacccctttaaagacctggatcttagttaaacaagacggagaagtgatcacggcgcattgtgaatgtatggctgggtaagaattttgtcacgaccttcatgcatatggactttgtgaggagtaaacaaagaaacagctggggactttatcgCTTTGTGActgaaaaaagtaccgtaaaataacaacacatagcaagaaaagtactgggaaaacactaaggacatagctgagagggagatataaacctttcaccaagtgatcactgcaaactcgagcatgcttcgactcggctcccttcgatttcagtaagaggttcaaaagccacctttcttaacatctttttgtgaaatcctgtgttccttcacccttttttattagttcacagggaaccctgaagaaacttttatcagtttcatggtttgatcgattcgaaaaacctaaaacaacacaagcgtaaggcatttttatgTGAGCAATGCATCTTCTCCGtagaaacactttgtcaactgagctttgatagaccacc
Coding sequences:
- the xkr7a gene encoding XK-related protein 7; amino-acid sequence: MAAKSDGTAVPLQNDIRPLCTRSPGLSSPRGRYSLLDCCWTLGALLVFFSDGASDLWLAADYYLRQDYRWFALTLVFVVVPSVVVQVLSFRWFAYDYSKSSSAGSAAAAVVAASGAQRRFSTTESGVRTRCCRASAWFFHSIVHILQLAQVWRYIHALYLGVQSRWRGDSGHRHFYWRMMFESADISMLRLLETFLKSAPQLVLQLSIMVQAMQVLPLQGLSASASLVSLAWMMASYQKALRDSRDDKLPMSYKAAVVQMLWHLFMVGARAMAFALFASIFQLYFGIFIVAHWCAMTFWIIQGETDFCMSKWEEIIYNMMVGIVYVFCWFSVREGPTRCRLLFYSLIVLAENVALTAAWYLYRGTRISDFYAVVVVCVVACSYALGTFFMFVYYCLLHPDGPVTGVHLGCATVERGAVSEACLSTVTSAPPPDVVSSPPRTLQRTKGGGEQETAGEGVDVFQVRPPAGLRTPAPRPTPKTEGPVIRIDLPRKQYPAWDAHFIDRRLRKTILVLEGAAPGTPRIQYRCLGTPKEVMEYETTV